In the Phaeodactylum tricornutum CCAP 1055/1 chromosome 13, whole genome shotgun sequence genome, ATTCGTAGTGCAAGATGAGCGGGAAGTACGAATAAAAGGATTTGCTCTTAGCTCTGGACTGGAGGTAACAACTGTAACGGCATTTTCAGGAACACGGAGGTGGGTTGAAGGATTGAAGGCCGCGtttctttcaacaaaaacgAGGCACCAAAAAGCCAGGGCAAATTTCATGAGAGGGGACTTTCTGTTGCCTGTGGGTATTTTGGGAAAGAAAGTGGAGGAAGCTCTTGACGGCATGAGTGACCTATACGACTTGTGGATAGCCCAGTTCGCACGAAGATAACACAACAAACGAAACATTTTTTTTGATGTTCGATGGTCGTGTGTGCCTGTGCGATGATCGGTGAGAAAGATTGGGACGCGAGAACGACATCTGACACTTTGTGGAGAGCGAGGACCAGTCGTTCGTCCAAAATGTTTGACATCACAGTCACGACACAGTCGATTAATTGCACCTGAGAGCTATCCTGTTTGCTAGGTTACGCTAGAGAAAGTCTATTTTCCAACAGTTCAATCCTCTTTTACATATTGAGAGTGCGCATAGATTTACAGTAAATCGCAAATTCTCGACTTACTTTCGCAAAAGAAACATCCAATTCCAGTTATACTCGATGTTAATCCTAAGTTATTCTACCAGCATCCACCCAACCAACAATGCCCAACAGCGATTCCATTCTAGCGCTGCTGGTACTGGTAACTCGGTGAAGCCTGTTGGTAGGAAGGCTGGGGCGGAGGCTGTTGATAGTATTGTTGAGGTGGCGCCTGCTGATACATGGGAGGCTGTTGAGCAGCGTATCCAAAACCACCGTTGTGAACTACACCAAACCCCTGCGGCTGTAGGGGAGGAGGTCCCTGTCCATGCACAACCAGTGCCCCCGCCATGTGCGCGTCCGCGTGGAAAAGTTGCGGGGGCGGCTTCATGACTTCCTTCTTCGGGGTCGACTGCGGCTTGACCTGCTGAATTTGCGAAAGACTGGCACTCGAGCCGACCATGTTCTGGGCAGCCGGCGGCAACGGTTTACTCTtgttcttgctctttttgctgGTCTCCTCTTCCTTCTGCTTCATGGTCAATTTGAGTTGTTCCTCAGCGGGTTCGTCAATGTGGTCAAAGTTAACGAGTTTCTTGAGGGCAGCATCAAACGGATTCAGCGgttcttcttccgtggaCACGAGTGCGTTCATCGACATCGGCGTCGATCCGTTTTGCGGGAACGACTCTTCGTCGCCGTTGTACAGGCCGTTGCTCAACGACAACTGTTGTCCCGGGTACTGCGGAGCGGGACTACCGTAATTTCCGGATGAGGGGGTCACGGGAGATGGGCTCTGGTAGGCTTTCAACACATCACTCATGAGATCCTCGCGTCTGGGTGGCTTGGGTGCGAACGGATCTTCCGCCGTATGCAAACCCAACGGATCTCCACCTCCGTTGGGGGACGGCCCCGGCGAACCGTATCCCTGAGAAGACTGGAAGGATTGCTGTCCATACGACTGGTCGTAATATTGCTGTTGCGGAGGTGGAGGGCCTTGGTTgtattgttgctgttgcggaGGTGATGTTGGTCCCTGAGTgtactgttgctgttgcgggGGCGGATAGTTACTGGACGATGGCAAGGCCAAGAACTGTTGGTTACTGTTCGCCCCGGGTGCGACCGTGGTACCTCCGTACGAGTAGGATGGTTGTGTCGACTGTGCGCCGTAattcggcggcggcggcggacCCCCTTGACCCTGGTCGTAACTGGACTGCGAGTAGGCCTCGGGAGGAGCCGGCGACGGTTCCGCTCCCATATCGAGCAGATCGGCCGCGGGCGGGGCCAGGGATCCGCCTCCACTACTCCCGGCGCGTGGCCCCAGACGACGCCGTGATTCCTCCAGAGAGGCGTTAATGGCGGCTTGTAGCTCGGCGTCTTCTTGCGAAAGCGTCGAGGGCGAACGCACGGCGGGAGCGCGGGGCGGAGGAGGTCCGTATCCGCCGTCGTAGCCTCCACCGCGGGGACTGGCGCTCGAGCCTGGTCGGACACCGAGCTCGTAGACCTTGGGCATGCGGAAGAAGGATTGTCCGTCAATGAAAAAGTCGTACTGACGGAATCCGGGGTTGGCCGACATGGGAGCCGATGCGTGGCAGAGGACCTTCATGACGTGATTGCCCTTTCCGGACCAAGTGTGATCCATGAGCGACGTTCGGGTGTTGGAAAAGTGCACTTCGCGACCGTCCATGATGATTTGCCGCTTGCCGGAAGTCACGGACCAAACAATCACAATTTCGTGCTCTTCACCTCGACATTCGATCCCCGTCTTACCGTCGGCGAGCGCGGCTTGATTGGGGAAACCAAAACGCctagaagaagaagaacaagagaAAGTCAGAAATGCGTCGCAAGATGCCGTTTTCGTGAGACGCTGTAtcgaccacaacaacaaccacaacaccAACATGGTAATGCGGGATGATTACTACGAAAACATCCAATCCACGACACATCACGGAATCCTTCCACCAAGATTCGCACCGTCCCATACCGTAGGGGTCGGGTACGGTAGtgtacggtacggtacgtaCCATCGAATACGCCGTTTCGTAGCGGCCACGCGTTTTCCCGCAGCTACCGCCGAAAAGTCAATCTGATAGACAGGGAACTCGACAGACATGATGTGACTTGTTTAAAAGTGTATCGCACAATGCGGAAGTAAGCAGACGATGAGGTAatgagtgagtgagtgagtgacCACACCAACACAGGACCGGTAAACGGTGGTGAGAGAGACCACGGGGAGGAGGTATCTGTCGGTCTTTGTCAAAACTACCAAAACCAGGTTTGGATCCGCGGCTGCTGGAAAGACTCGTGCCAACGAGGCACGCAGACTTTTTGTTccacacgcacacacacactcacgCGCACAATTCCTATATGGTACGATCTCGGTAAACCTATCTATATAAATATTTGCGCGAGCGCGCGCCCTCGCGAGAGATCCTCTCGCTATCCACGATCCGTGAGGCCGATCTCACGGTTGGTTGGTTGGCGAAGTCAGTCTCTCACAGAGGAAAGCATTGGGATTGCCATTGGTTCCACGGACGTCACGACCGCGGAGAGAGTCTCCCAAGCTCTTTGTAATACACAATTTCGAAGGAGTCATTATGTGTTGCTCGCGAGAAACAACGGATGGGATGTATGGAAGGATCTACATTGCTACGTCACCTACGAATCCGGATTCCGTTGGAACGCAAATTTGGGCCATTCCGCGAAGTGGTTCGCTATTTATGTCGGGCTCGAAAATTGGCGGAGAAACAAAGAGTGGCCTTGTTCGAGCTCGCAGCCATGTTGGACGAACACAAGGCTCGCGTTTCGAATTTCCGTCCTGACGTATCACACCAATCAAAAGAAACAGACAGTGTCCCAGCGAAATCACGAACAGACCATCATCGGTCCCCGGAGATAGGTATCCTATCCTGTCCGAACCTTACAGTTCGTTTACGTTAGGGCTCGGCCAGCCTCCTACGTGACAAGAAAACTGAGCAGCCCCCGCACTAGCCAAGCCAGCTTACTTActacctagctagagagGGTCTCAATCTAACAGCAAAACCGAACACTGTCAATAACGAAACGCATCCGCTTCCCCATCGTATAGCCGTCCGTCGCACATCCACCAAATGACAGGATCCACGGCGTATCAGTCCTCCATGACGTCGGTACCTTGGCGCGGCCCTTTGCTGGCTCTCACTGCCGGTGTATCTTTGGCAGCGCCGTCCTTGCTCCAGGTCGTGTCCGAAATGTCCTGGAGCGGCCTGTTACGCGTCCTTTTGCTCTGCAGCGGTATCGCTCTCGGTCTCTCCGACGCCGCCGGTTGTTTACGACAACGGTGGGATGCGATACACGGCAAACTGGATGCGCTCGTGCTGGACGATGTTTTGAGGTTTGTATTCGATCCCGAACAAGGCGTACTGGCGACTTGTGCGGGATTCTTCTGTGGCAGTCTAGCCATGTACGGATTGCCGGTAGACCGTGCGCAACGCACCCGTCTACTCCAATCCGCACTCTGGATAGATGAGCCACTAGCCCGACACGCGTTGCTCCGACCAGGGGGTTGGAAAATACTACTACCAATTTGGACGAAGGAACAATGGCACGGCGGCAGTAATCACAACGACGTGTACACGATCGGGATTGATACACCTTCACAATCGGTCCAATACGAGTGCTCTTCCAGTGTTGCTTCGGACGATTCCTCCAcatcaaaagaagaagaagtctCGTCCGAACCAAAGTGTGCGTCACCGTCTCCACGTAAACGATCGAGTAGTCCCCActccacgacgacgacgacatcgcCATCATCTTCCGCACCCGAAATGCCACTGGTGGCGTTCGCGAACATTCTGCAAGAGCTGGTTCAGCAACGCTTACCGACTTGGTGCTCGTCGTCAACAATCACCGCCGGTGGCGTGACGGCGGCTACCGTATTGCTTCTGCAGTTGCGCTACAGTCCCCGCGCACGACGCGTCGCGGGCCACGCCGTGCACGGAGCCACCAGTCTCGGTCTCCTAGCCGTAATCTCCGGAGCATGCGTGACGGCCCTGCGGAACTCATCGGTCCAGCAGACGCCGACCGTGAACGTATTACTCCAAACACTGCAACGTTTGGTCGGAACGGTGGATCGGCGTTGGAAAGGAGTGGCGGCCGTGTTGGTTCTATGGTGGATGGGTAGAATACGAGACGCGCGAAGGACCACGCGACTACCAGCCGGGCGGTACTAGAGGAACCAACTTGCCAAAAGGCATGTACCGGTATCGGTACCGGTAGGCAACCGCTTGTAAAAAGTAGGGAGGCATGTATTTAATATTTGTATGTATGTACACGGAACAGTATTTACAAATTGTCGATTTCTTTAGCCGTTGTGCGAATGGGAAGGATAGTCATGCCCCGCGAATGTCCCACCACAAATCGAGACGGTGCTTCGCCGATGACGGCCAAGGCGTGGACTACCGGTTCCTCGCGAAGTCGGTAGGAATTCGTGACGATTACTTCCACCCTGGTGGCTTTGGAACCGTATTGTTCCACCGACAGTACGTAGACTCGTCCGCGGTGTGTACCCACGACGAGTTGCGATGGCGTGTACGTGCCGTTGTCGTTATACCATGTTAGCGCGGTGACGCGGGACACACCATCCGGAACAACCCACGTCGCCAATCGCCGTAGGCTCGTCGGTGTTAGCGTGGACAGCGCTAGCTCCCAAAGCTGGATGGAGCCGATGGAGTCGCGACCGGGGAACCGTTTGGCACCGGgacttgtcgttgtcgttgaaCGAATCGTTGCTGCCAAACAGTAGTGTAGCCATTACCTCCTCCGGCAAAGAGAAATTGCTGTTGATCGTCACAAGCCAAGGCAAAAGTGGGAGCAGGTCGCGACGGCGTAcacgactcgtcgtcgttgtcggttAGACGTTCACTGACAAACGTTGCCGACGTACCATCTCGGGTGCTGTCATTCGTACCACCACTGATGGGAAAGGACCATACAACACGATGCACTTGACCTTGTTTGGTGCCAACCAGGAGTTCGTTGGGAACTCCGTCACGGCAGCAAAGCGCGGTTACGCCATCCGTCCAGTCCGGAACGCTAGGCCACGCTGTCCACGAAGGGGATGTGACCGAGATGATGCCGTAAGCGGAGGTTCTTCCCGTGTACACGAAAGCAATGCACCACCACCGCGATGGACACAATCCCATCGAGTCCCTCACCGGGAGAGATGGCGAATCCTCGCCCTATTTCCACGACCATTTGGCGGGAGCGGTGGTAGACTGAGCGATACGGTCGTGGGCATGGGCGCATCCGCAGACGGGGATGCGGAGGTTGAAGGGGGGGGATCGTGTGGGCTTGGGTACTGATCAGAATAGGTATACGGGATCGCTGCTCCGTGGATATCAATGGTATCTTCGGTCAAATCCGGGTATCCTTCCCATCGTTCAGATTGGAAACTCCGCAGGGCGCTTCTCAACACCTTCTCAGTCATAGTTTTACGGGACCGCATGGGTCCTAACCGTTGCAGCACAAAATTGCGCGGAGTACGCGCCAGAATACATCGGAGTTTGCCAGTACCACGAACGCTGATAATCCAAGTCCCCAATCTATTTCGGATATTCAACGCCTCCATAAGAAAGAATGGAGGCTTTATGTAATTTCAAATAGCCCATAAGCGTTCGCACATAGCTTTGTCTTTTTCTACGGTACCCAAATGGTGCTGCCGGCGTGTATTTGTCAAGCAATCTATGGCGACTAGACTGGAGTAACGTCCCTGCCGTTGGTACCGACGGAGTTTCCAGTGGTCAGCCGGGTACCAAAAAGGAACGAGTAGTGGGAGAGACACAGACCAAAAAGTCAGAAATATCGCGTGGATCGCTGGTTGCTGTCCCCCCCTACCTACGAACCCCTTTTCAAGGGAGAGACGTTTTGTTCAAGTCTCGCCACAATCGATGAATCACATACATAAAGATTCCATTCTTCCTTGTGTATCGCACAAACGCTTCAAATTGAAATATACCACCACCGGAGCATCAATCGTTACACTCACATTCACACACACCCAGAGGGAACAACAATATTAGGGACAAGTAGAAACATTCTGTAGTGGCATCATGAGACACAGCAATGGTCGGGGGGTTCCCGCTGAGGAAAGCGAATTGCGGACATCGCCGGTGATCAACCGGATCCGACCCCGCCGTGAAGCACAAGCCTACCGCATCGCCTATTCGTGTGAGCACGCCGCGCGCATTTTCCGGAGTACTAAACGGCGCATTCGATGGTAAGTTTAAGTCAGCattgttcttgtcgttggGCGTGACCTCGAGTTTGGCCTAGTCGTTCCTGCACCATCGCACCATGGTGGACCCCGTCCGACATCGATTACCGATGCTTGTTCGGAGTGGGCTTGCTAATTTTCATCGACGGACACCCGTTCAATATTTTTCTGTCTTGGTTCTGTAATCGAAAACAGCTTTGTTGTTTATGTATTTTTGATAAGGTATACAGTCTTGTTGATGAATATAACAGTTGGGACATGAACTTTCCGTTTTGACCTGGGGTATCTAGACACTTCACGTGTCCTCGTGTTCTTGTGTGGGAGGGGCACAGCTTAGCCCTTCCAATCGCGCTCGGGACCCCGTCTTATACTTATAGCAGCCCTCTTCCGATGGGCCGACCATGATGGAATCACACATGGTAGTCACCGTTCGCCAAGCTTTCCACTCACCGAGTCCCGTCCTCTCCTCGCGTCACAGGTCATTCGGGCTTACCAACGTGAATGCTTTGCGAGACGGCGGTAAAGGCTTGGACTGTCGGGGGGAAGAGCACGCCGTCGAGCTGGTTTGGAGCGTTCGCAGCGGAAAGACACGGGTTTTCTGGAACGGAAGGGATATTTCGAATCTGTTTCGGGGCGGGAATCGATCCGGAATGGTCGAGTTTGCTTGGAATACTCGAACGGAGGAATCTCTGAGGATCGTCGCCCACGCGGAACCCCGTCGAGGAGTCCGGCAATACGATCTGTTGGTGGACGGAATCAGTGTTTTCAACCTGCCCAAGTTGGCCGAAATTGGACAACCTTTGTCGGCCACTTCAACCCCGTGGGAGCTTCCCTTGGACACAAGCCACGAAACCGAGTCCCGATCGCCACGGTCGTCTCCGATACCGGTGCACACGATCGACTGCATTGAATCGATCGATAGCATGGAGCACCAGACTTGGACGGATGCCGATCAGGCCAAAGCTCGGCTCGCGAGTGTTGGTCTAGCGTTACATCCAGACACTGAAGAGAGCGACGATTTGCACTCGGATTTGTACTCGCCCATCGTTAATTCGATGCGCAACCTGATCACGGCGCACCTACCACAAACGGAGGAAACCGTCTCGCGGGCGTTTACGAATGCACTGATCAAGGATAGTGATTCGTATACGAGCGAATCGTCCCTTTCGGATTCGAGTTGTCTTCACGACGCGATGCAAATTGAAGTCAACGCGCTATGGGAAGCCTTCCGGTGGGTCAGGTCCAATGCCGATCAAATCATGTTTTCGGACGGCGAGGAGTTACAGCTCGAGTACATGCGTGAGCAAATCGAAGCGGTGTTTGCCAAAGTATGTCACGAATGTTTGACACCGGGAGAAGCTTCGCGTATTCTTTTGCACGTCGGTGCCATTCTTGGTCTCAAGTTTCATCGCAATATTCTCATGGATACCATTCTCGTGGACGGCTTGTCCAATTACTGCACCGTAAACGACCTGGAAGCTGCGTTACGGCCGTTTGGCCGGATCGTTTCGATTGCCATGGTCCAGGGACATGGTTTCG is a window encoding:
- a CDS encoding predicted protein; amino-acid sequence: MSVEFPVYQIDFSAVAAGKRVAATKRRIRWRFGFPNQAALADGKTGIECRGEEHEIVIVWSVTSGKRQIIMDGREVHFSNTRTSLMDHTWSGKGNHVMKVLCHASAPMSANPGFRQYDFFIDGQSFFRMPKVYELGVRPGSSASPRAPAVRSPSTLSQEDAELQAAINASLEESRRRLGPRAGSSGGGSLAPPAADLLDMGAEPSPAPPEAYSQSSYDQGQGGPPPPPNYGAQSTQPSYSYGGTTVAPGANSNQQFLALPSSSNYPPPQQQQYTQGPTSPPQQQQYNQGPPPPQQQYYDQSYGQQSFQSSQGYGSPGPSPNGGGDPLGLHTA
- a CDS encoding predicted protein; amino-acid sequence: MRHSNGRGVPAEESELRTSPVINRIRPRREAQAYRIAYSCEHAARIFRSTKRRIRWSFGLTNVNALRDGGKGLDCRGEEHAVELVWSVRSGKTRVFWNGRDISNLFRGGNRSGMVEFAWNTRTEESLRIVAHAEPRRGVRQYDLLVDGISVFNLPKLAEIGQPLSATSTPWELPLDTSHETESRSPRSSPIPVHTIDCIESIDSMEHQTWTDADQAKARLASVGLALHPDTEESDDLHSDLYSPIVNSMRNLITAHLPQTEETVSRAFTNALIKDSDSYTSESSLSDSSCLHDAMQIEVNALWEAFRWVRSNADQIMFSDGEELQLEYMREQIEAVFAKVCHECLTPGEASRILLHVGAILGLKFHRNILMDTILVDGLSNYCTVNDLEAALRPFGRIVSIAMVQGHGFGCCRFVDDGPLLRLQRRGLTFTIAGTKAQGMVISSLHEFNTSTRYSQGENGEFSEEEHSDQPTMQRTSACIMPSSLTAACLD